The following proteins come from a genomic window of Botrytis cinerea B05.10 chromosome 14, complete sequence:
- the Bcsui3 gene encoding Bcsui3 has product MADTEVDAKPRKSVAFSEGTTIVDENGEVTMKEDGHDDTKDTAQSHSPSNGDDATATKEDDGLGDLSLMKKKKKKSKKVEEGEEGGDEAAADGGLDLSTMKKKKRSKKPKDSEDDFTARLAAANLNDEGEGEKAAEETPVDDGDMIKGTGIWAHDETKVISYEQLLSRFFTLLAAKNPDHASSGSKSYKIPPPQCLREGNKKTIFANIAEICKRMKRTDEHVTQYLFAELGTNGSVDGSRRLVIKGRFQQKQIENVLRKYIMEYVTCKTCRSPDTELNKGENRLFFITCNSCGSRRSVTAIKTGFSAQVGKRRRQQG; this is encoded by the exons ATGGCCGACACA GAAGTTGACGCCAAACCACGCAAATCCGTAGCCTTCAGCGAAGGAACCACGATTGTAGACGAAAACGGGGAAGTCACAATGAAGGAAGACGGGCACGACGATACTAAAGACACGGCGCAGTCACATTCACCTA GCAATGGCGATGATGCGACCGCAACCAAGGAAGATGACGGATTGGGCGATTTGTcgttgatgaagaaaaagaagaagaagagcaagaaggttgaggaaggagaggagggaggtgATGAAGCTGCTGCAGATGGTGGTCTCGATCTCTCgacaatgaagaagaagaagagaagcaagaagCCCAAGGATTCCGAGGATGATTTCACAGCCAGACTTGCAGCTGCAAATCTCAACGACGAAGGCGAGGGTGAAAAGGCGGCAGAGGAAACCCCAGTCGATGATGGTGATATGATCAAGGGAACGGGTATTTGGGCGCATGATGAAACCAAAGTAATTTCATACGAACAACTCCTCTCCAGATTCTTCACCTTGCTCGCAGCCAAGAACCCAGATCACGCATCTTCCGGCTCCAAGAGTTATAAGATTCCTCCACCACAATGTCTGCGTGAAGGAAACAAGAAGACCATCTTCGCCAATATCGCCGAGATTTGCAAACGTATGAAGAGAACTGATGAGCACGTTACTCAATACCTATTTGCTGAATTGGGTACCAATGGTTCCGTCGATGGTAGCAGACGTTTGGTTATCAAGGGTCGTTTCCAACAGAAGCAAATTGAAAACGTTTTGAGGAAATATATCA TGGAATACGTCACCTGCAAAACCTGCCGATCCCCAGATACCGAACTCAACAAAGGAGAAAACAGATTGTTTTTCATCACCTGCAATTCTTGCGGATCTAGACGTTCCGTCACTGCTATCAAGACTGGTTTCTCTGCACAAGTCGGTAAGAGAAGAAGACAGCAAGGATAG
- the Bcsui3 gene encoding Bcsui3, with protein sequence MADTEVDAKPRKSVAFSEGTTIVDENGEVTMKEDGHDDTKDTAQSHSPSTPPLSQALGAFTDPFQGNGDDATATKEDDGLGDLSLMKKKKKKSKKVEEGEEGGDEAAADGGLDLSTMKKKKRSKKPKDSEDDFTARLAAANLNDEGEGEKAAEETPVDDGDMIKGTGIWAHDETKVISYEQLLSRFFTLLAAKNPDHASSGSKSYKIPPPQCLREGNKKTIFANIAEICKRMKRTDEHVTQYLFAELGTNGSVDGSRRLVIKGRFQQKQIENVLRKYIMEYVTCKTCRSPDTELNKGENRLFFITCNSCGSRRSVTAIKTGFSAQVGKRRRQQG encoded by the exons ATGGCCGACACA GAAGTTGACGCCAAACCACGCAAATCCGTAGCCTTCAGCGAAGGAACCACGATTGTAGACGAAAACGGGGAAGTCACAATGAAGGAAGACGGGCACGACGATACTAAAGACACGGCGCAGTCACATTCACCTAGTACGCCGCCACTTTCTCAAGCTTTGGGCGCATTTACTGATCCTTTCCAAGGCAATGGCGATGATGCGACCGCAACCAAGGAAGATGACGGATTGGGCGATTTGTcgttgatgaagaaaaagaagaagaagagcaagaaggttgaggaaggagaggagggaggtgATGAAGCTGCTGCAGATGGTGGTCTCGATCTCTCgacaatgaagaagaagaagagaagcaagaagCCCAAGGATTCCGAGGATGATTTCACAGCCAGACTTGCAGCTGCAAATCTCAACGACGAAGGCGAGGGTGAAAAGGCGGCAGAGGAAACCCCAGTCGATGATGGTGATATGATCAAGGGAACGGGTATTTGGGCGCATGATGAAACCAAAGTAATTTCATACGAACAACTCCTCTCCAGATTCTTCACCTTGCTCGCAGCCAAGAACCCAGATCACGCATCTTCCGGCTCCAAGAGTTATAAGATTCCTCCACCACAATGTCTGCGTGAAGGAAACAAGAAGACCATCTTCGCCAATATCGCCGAGATTTGCAAACGTATGAAGAGAACTGATGAGCACGTTACTCAATACCTATTTGCTGAATTGGGTACCAATGGTTCCGTCGATGGTAGCAGACGTTTGGTTATCAAGGGTCGTTTCCAACAGAAGCAAATTGAAAACGTTTTGAGGAAATATATCA TGGAATACGTCACCTGCAAAACCTGCCGATCCCCAGATACCGAACTCAACAAAGGAGAAAACAGATTGTTTTTCATCACCTGCAATTCTTGCGGATCTAGACGTTCCGTCACTGCTATCAAGACTGGTTTCTCTGCACAAGTCGGTAAGAGAAGAAGACAGCAAGGATAG